In one window of Nodosilinea sp. PGN35 DNA:
- a CDS encoding type II toxin-antitoxin system HicB family antitoxin, producing MKWRVVLEPDTETGDWAIWCPELPGCVSAGDTEQEALDNIREAIELYLEVEPLDLEPGSVLREILL from the coding sequence ATGAAATGGCGTGTAGTGCTTGAGCCTGACACAGAAACCGGCGATTGGGCAATCTGGTGCCCTGAATTGCCGGGCTGCGTTTCTGCGGGTGACACCGAGCAAGAAGCTTTAGATAACATTCGAGAGGCGATTGAGCTTTATCTTGAAGTTGAACCCCTTGATCTAGAGCCCGGTTCAGTGTTGCGCGAGATCCTTCTCTGA
- a CDS encoding ABC transporter ATP-binding protein, with protein sequence MTLATAAQQPADSKPKLSTIGRFLRYFAPYRQELPVALLLVAIGATTQAIGPLLIGWAIDNLILQGNLPGLLWMLAALTVIYLVGVWAIRGQIWRMGAIVQRLLGQLRQDIFDKIQSLPVSFFDRSEAGDLMSRLLNDVNTVNQAFGLTIPQVLGQTFSLVGIIIAMLSINLQLGLLSNLVVPLMIFTTGFFSRWARSRFRVTRQTIGDLSAKLEEDIGSVKEAQAFNRTQLNIEEFDSLNAANRRANVQAVAVTAAFLPSIDLLNTLATAGVTAYGGYLAVTGVMTVGTVTAFVLYVQQFFRPIQILSQFYTQAQSALAGLDRIFLLLDEPATLQDALNATEMPPIQGEVRFDSVGFGYTPNQRVLKNVNLCAQPGQMVALVGPTGAGKSTIINLIMRFYDVSEGAVKIDGVDVRAVTQASLRRQIGIVLQDNLLFTGTVAENIAFGAPHASQADIEVAAQAANAHEFITSLPQGYSTRLGERGAPLSQGQRQLVSIARAVLIDPRILLLDEATSSIDTRTEKLVQDAIATLLQNRTSFVIAHRLSTVTQADQVLVIQQGAIVEQGTHAELMAREGIYANLYSLQLGAD encoded by the coding sequence ATGACCCTCGCTACAGCGGCTCAGCAACCAGCAGACTCTAAGCCCAAGCTCTCGACCATTGGGCGGTTTCTGCGCTACTTTGCGCCCTATCGTCAGGAGCTGCCTGTGGCGCTGCTGCTGGTCGCCATTGGGGCGACGACCCAGGCGATCGGGCCGCTGCTGATTGGCTGGGCGATCGACAACCTGATCTTGCAGGGCAACCTGCCGGGGCTGCTGTGGATGCTGGCGGCTCTGACGGTGATTTATCTGGTTGGGGTGTGGGCGATTCGGGGGCAGATCTGGCGGATGGGGGCGATCGTACAGCGGCTGCTGGGGCAGCTGCGGCAGGATATTTTTGACAAAATTCAAAGTCTGCCGGTGAGTTTTTTCGATCGCAGCGAGGCGGGCGACCTGATGAGCCGTCTGCTCAACGATGTCAACACGGTGAATCAGGCCTTTGGCCTCACCATTCCCCAGGTGCTGGGTCAGACCTTTAGCCTGGTGGGCATCATCATCGCCATGCTGTCGATCAATTTGCAGCTGGGGCTGCTGAGCAACCTGGTGGTGCCGCTGATGATTTTTACCACCGGGTTTTTCTCCCGCTGGGCGAGGAGTCGGTTTCGGGTGACGCGGCAGACCATTGGCGACCTGTCGGCCAAGCTCGAAGAAGACATCGGCAGTGTCAAAGAGGCCCAGGCCTTTAACCGTACCCAGCTCAACATTGAGGAATTTGACAGCCTCAATGCGGCCAACCGCAGGGCCAATGTGCAGGCGGTGGCGGTGACGGCGGCGTTTTTGCCCTCCATTGACCTGCTCAACACCCTGGCCACGGCGGGAGTGACGGCCTACGGCGGCTATCTGGCGGTGACGGGGGTAATGACGGTGGGCACGGTGACGGCCTTTGTGCTCTACGTGCAGCAGTTCTTTCGCCCCATTCAGATTCTCAGTCAGTTTTACACCCAGGCGCAGTCGGCCCTGGCCGGGCTCGATCGCATCTTTCTGCTGCTCGACGAGCCCGCCACCCTGCAAGATGCGCTCAACGCCACCGAGATGCCGCCCATCCAAGGCGAAGTGCGCTTTGACTCGGTGGGCTTTGGCTATACTCCCAACCAGCGGGTGCTCAAGAATGTCAACCTCTGTGCCCAGCCGGGGCAGATGGTGGCCCTGGTGGGGCCAACCGGGGCGGGCAAGAGCACCATCATCAACCTGATCATGCGGTTCTATGACGTGTCGGAGGGGGCGGTCAAAATCGACGGGGTGGATGTGCGGGCCGTTACCCAGGCCAGCCTGCGCCGCCAGATTGGCATTGTGCTGCAAGATAACCTGCTGTTCACGGGCACCGTGGCCGAAAACATCGCCTTTGGTGCGCCCCACGCCAGCCAGGCCGACATCGAAGTGGCAGCCCAGGCGGCCAACGCCCACGAGTTCATCACCTCGCTGCCCCAGGGCTACAGCACCCGCCTGGGCGAGCGCGGCGCACCCCTGAGCCAGGGCCAGCGGCAGCTGGTGAGCATCGCCCGCGCCGTGCTGATCGATCCGCGCATTTTGCTGCTCGACGAGGCCACTAGCAGCATTGACACCCGCACCGAAAAGCTGGTGCAGGATGCGATCGCCACCCTGTTGCAAAACCGCACCAGCTTTGTGATCGCCCACCGCCTCAGCACCGTCACCCAGGCCGACCAGGTGCTGGTGATTCAGCAGGGGGCGATTGTCGAGCAGGGCACCCACGCCGAGCTGATGGCTCGCGAGGGCATTTACGCCAACCTCTACAGTCTGCAACTGGGGGCTGACTAG